A window of the Procambarus clarkii isolate CNS0578487 chromosome 79, FALCON_Pclarkii_2.0, whole genome shotgun sequence genome harbors these coding sequences:
- the LOC138357676 gene encoding uncharacterized protein, giving the protein MLKNAPNKLGGNRYKVQTLSQMGGASCGDTVRRMMRIGTYGVWSQYSLVGRKRKRVFKTLDICNVIIKACINTHTNATERDVETSIADMLKNAPNKHGGNRYKGGEARIHVHHIAESDMTKIAESLVHGIPLNLL; this is encoded by the exons atgttgaagaacgccccaaacaaactcggtggaaacagatacaag gtccagacgctgtctcaaatgggcggtgcaagctgtggagacacagtgagacgaatgatgaggatagggacctatggggtctggtctcagtattcactcgttgggcgcaagaggaaacgtgtcttcaaaaccttggatatttgtaatgtaataataa aagcctgtatcaacacccacactaatgcaactgaaagagatgttgagacaagtattgctgatatgttgaagaacgccccaaacaaacacggtggaaacagatacaag ggtggtgaagcaagaatacatgtgcatcacatagcagagtcggatatgacgaaaatagcggagagcctggtgcatggcataccgctgaatcttctctaa